In Aedes albopictus strain Foshan chromosome 3, AalbF5, whole genome shotgun sequence, the following are encoded in one genomic region:
- the LOC109622234 gene encoding lipase 3, which translates to MFFLMIDPAKLALPLLLTLSYGSSVLGNGLIRNDCVCDPLNAVLDSLPLNRERTDQLLEMDGYQGRAHRVVTQDGYVLKVYQIWRDQQPAVNSTRGVIFLQHGIMHSSADWLVLGPGRSLAYQLVDLGYDVWLGNSRSTMNSHQHEKFCTCSKEFWDYSWHEFGFYDLPAMIDTVLNETQQARLRLVVYSEGGAVAMVMLSTRPEYNDKLVALDAMAPAAFVSNTWYRYLALPFAKIPKVFRSAYAIYSTNEVTVEACQKEYRICSDLYFQFLNGESVGMNRSWVDRIYQAMPAGGSVKEVLHYVQLIWTRKFAPFDHGPSKNLRLYGQRTPPEYALDRVSVPVNIHYGLRDKIVDPVGVMRLGSRLINSPRVRMRPYDELQHSDFIYGDAAYEMVYKDVLMWITE; encoded by the exons ATGTTCTTCCTGATGATAGATCCAGCGAAGTTGGCGTTGCCGCTGCTGTTGACGCTGAGTTACGGAAGTTCTGTACTGGGAAATGGACTAATACGGAACGACTGCGTGTGTGATCCTCTGAATGCTGTGCTTGATTCGTTGCCGCTGAATCGTGAACGAACA GATCAACTACTAGAAATGGATGGCTATCAGGGCAGAGCACACAGAGTTGTTACACAGGATGGCTACGTGCTAAAAGTGTACCAGATTTGGCGCGATCAACAGCCGGCGGTGAACTCAACGCGTGGAGTGATCTTTCTACAGCACGGAATCATGCATTCCTCAGCGGATTGGTTAGTTCTGGGACCGGGTCGATCGCTCGCCTACCAGTTGGTAGATCTCGGATACGACGTGTGGCTTGGGAACAGCAGATCTACGATGAACTCGCATCAGCACGAAAAGTTCTGTACCTGTTCAAAGGAGTTCTGGGACTACAGTTGGCACGAATTCGGCTTCTACGATCTGCCGGCGATGATCGACACGGTCCTGAACGAGACCCAGCAAGCAAGACTCCGGCTGGTAGTCTACTCGGAAGGCGGAGCAGTTGCCATGGTCATGCTCTCGACCCGACCCGAATACAACGATAAACTGGTGGCGCTGGACGCCATGGCTCCGGCAGCGTTCGTCTCCAACACCTGGTACCGTTACCTGGCTCTACCGTTTGCCAAGATCCCGAAAGTTTTCCGG TCGGCCTACGCAATTTACTCCACCAACGAAGTCACGGTAGAGGCCTGCCAGAAGGAGTACCGAATCTGCTCGGACCTGTATTTCCAGTTCCTGAACGGCGAGAGTGTCGGCATGAACCGGTCCTGGGTGGATCGAATCTACCAGGCCATGCCGGCCGGCGGTTCCGTCAAGGAGGTCCTCCATTACGTCCAGTTGATCTGGACTCGGAAGTTTGCGCCCTTTGACCATGGGCCTTCGAAGAACCTGCGGCTGTACGGACAGCGGACACCGCCGGAGTACGCGCTGGATCGCGTATCGGTACCGGTCAACATCCACTACGGGCTGCGGGACAAGATTGTGGATCCGGTGGGGGTGATGCGGTTGGGTTCTCGGTTGATCAATAGTCCGCGGGTTCGGATGAGGCCGTACGACGAGCTGCAGCATTCGGACTTTATTTATGGCGATGCGGCTTACGAGATGGTGTACAAAGATGTTCTGATGTGGATAACGGAATAA